In Streptomyces sp. HUAS ZL42, the DNA window CACGGCGGTGAGCGAGACGAAGACGGCGACCGCCTTGAGCGCGGAGATGACGGCGGGGGCGCGCAGCCCGTGCCGGTAGGTCGCCACCGCGAGCCCCGCGAACAGCGCCACCATCACCAGATCGCCGGTCGCGCCCCGCGGATACAGGCCACCGGCCGTGAGCACCGCCCTTATGCCGAGCAGCTGCAGCGCCAGATACGGCATCGTCGCGAGGATCCCGGTCAGCGCGACCACCAGGGCCAGCGGCGGCGAGCCGTACCGGCCGCGCACGAAGTCTGCGGCGGTGACGTAGCCGTGCCGGTGGGCCACGGACCAGAGGCGGCTCAGCAGGACGAAGGCGATCGGGCAGACGATCACCGTGTACGGCACCGCGAAGAAGGCGGGCGCACCGTTGCCGTACGCCAGTCCCGGTACGGCGGTGAAGGTGTACGCGGTGAAGATCGTGCCGCCGAGCAGCAGCCAGGTCCAGACGGGGCCGAGGCTGCGGTCGGCCAGCGCCCAGCCCTCCAGTGCGGGCAGCCGGTCGCTGGGGCGCAGGCGGCGCGCGGTCACGGCGAGCAGCGACGCTCCGCCGATCACGGCGAGGAACGTCGCTGTCATGGCGCCATCGGCCATGGGTCACCGTCCTTGGTGTGCCTGTGCCCTCGCAGCAGAGTTGCGCGAGGCGCCCGTCCGGAGGACACGGAACCGGCGGGAAATTTCCTGGAAATTCGTTGTCAACCGGATCCGGCGGGTGGGCAACTCTTGCACAGACCCACAGCGAGCGGGAGAGGAGTGCAGGTCATGGCACGAACCGGTCATCACCGGCTACGGCGCGTCGCGATCGCCGTACTGCTTCTCGCGCCCGCCGCGGGACTGCTGTGGGTCCCCTGGTACGCCGGCGCGAGTCCGCGGCTGGCCGGGACGCCGTTCTTCTACTGGTACCAG includes these proteins:
- a CDS encoding DUF3311 domain-containing protein, producing the protein MARTGHHRLRRVAIAVLLLAPAAGLLWVPWYAGASPRLAGTPFFYWYQLAWVPGCGLCLLAAYALTDRHRRR